One Litorilinea aerophila genomic window carries:
- a CDS encoding S1C family serine protease — protein sequence MILRQPWRRVRRRPWGSLLFLLLTLLGSALVIKPAAAIEREQVIQALRATVQVIVPDNDFEVFSLGSGTVMSEDGLILTNHHVVAGDRTNGLFNDDGLVGIAVPPADLRGEAILKYVGVVVKVDEKLDLALVQITGMVDDPQAPLPPNLGLTPIELGNSDDLMISDEINMFGYPGLGGNTPTYTKGIVSGFLDEDRDGIYEWIKTDAELSHGNSGGLATDDRGRFVGVPTAGNTDDVGKIGLVRTGNLAIDFVQSYFPNQPGDGSAAISNVRFAQAVNRSGQPVGVDVQFPSGITDLYAVFDYSGFEDGKTLTYVWYVDGFEGLRDSFAWEEGESGSSWVSVYNDEGLPDGFIELELIYDGVSLYRGGVIIGEGTVPQPPANSGGGGFGPIRFAEGVENDRPVNPGAVFSNLKKVYAFFDYEGMANGTSWMTRWYFNGQQVLENQAVWDAGESGSYYISLSHPDGLPVGEYTLELYIAGELNQSGNFTVQGGTAPGPRAVNVTGVVLDRDNQRQPVAGALIVFLKPGILIDDWVEADFPDDMVHGSGTSNAEGRFQLDAKVTPGESYGIVVVHQQYQPIAQDAYQIPSDASDPYELTITMRRK from the coding sequence ATGATCCTGCGGCAACCCTGGCGCCGTGTGCGGCGCCGCCCCTGGGGAAGCCTGTTGTTTCTGCTCCTGACCCTGCTGGGCAGCGCGTTGGTGATCAAACCGGCGGCTGCCATCGAGCGGGAGCAGGTGATCCAGGCCCTGCGTGCCACGGTTCAGGTGATCGTGCCGGACAACGACTTCGAGGTGTTCAGCCTGGGTAGCGGCACCGTCATGAGCGAAGATGGCCTGATCCTGACCAATCACCACGTGGTGGCCGGCGACCGGACCAACGGCCTCTTCAACGACGACGGCCTGGTGGGGATCGCCGTGCCGCCGGCCGACCTGCGGGGCGAGGCCATCCTGAAGTATGTGGGTGTGGTGGTGAAGGTGGACGAAAAGCTGGATCTGGCCCTGGTCCAGATCACTGGGATGGTGGATGACCCACAAGCACCTCTGCCCCCCAATTTGGGGCTGACACCCATTGAGCTGGGTAACAGCGACGACTTGATGATCAGCGATGAGATCAACATGTTCGGCTATCCCGGCCTGGGCGGCAACACCCCCACCTACACCAAGGGCATCGTCTCGGGCTTCCTGGATGAAGATCGGGACGGCATCTACGAGTGGATCAAAACCGATGCGGAGCTGAGCCACGGCAATTCCGGCGGCCTAGCCACCGATGACCGGGGGCGCTTTGTGGGGGTGCCCACCGCCGGGAACACCGACGACGTGGGCAAGATCGGCCTGGTGCGCACGGGAAACCTGGCCATCGACTTCGTCCAGAGCTACTTCCCCAACCAGCCGGGTGATGGCAGCGCCGCCATCAGCAACGTCCGCTTCGCCCAGGCCGTCAATCGGAGCGGTCAACCGGTGGGCGTGGATGTCCAGTTCCCCAGCGGCATCACCGACCTCTACGCGGTCTTCGATTACAGCGGCTTTGAAGATGGCAAAACGCTGACGTATGTCTGGTATGTGGATGGCTTCGAAGGCCTGCGGGACTCCTTCGCCTGGGAGGAGGGGGAGAGCGGGAGCAGCTGGGTCAGCGTCTACAACGACGAGGGCCTGCCCGATGGCTTCATCGAACTGGAGCTGATCTACGATGGGGTCTCCCTCTACCGGGGCGGGGTGATCATCGGCGAGGGAACCGTGCCCCAGCCGCCTGCTAACTCCGGCGGCGGTGGCTTCGGCCCCATCCGCTTTGCGGAAGGGGTGGAGAACGACCGGCCGGTCAATCCGGGGGCGGTTTTCAGCAATCTGAAGAAAGTGTACGCGTTCTTCGACTATGAGGGCATGGCCAACGGTACCTCCTGGATGACCCGCTGGTATTTCAACGGGCAGCAGGTGCTGGAGAATCAGGCCGTGTGGGATGCAGGCGAATCGGGCAGCTACTACATCAGCCTTTCCCATCCGGATGGGCTGCCGGTCGGGGAGTACACCCTGGAGCTTTATATCGCCGGTGAGCTGAACCAGAGCGGCAACTTCACCGTGCAGGGGGGCACGGCACCGGGGCCCCGGGCGGTGAACGTAACCGGCGTGGTACTGGACCGGGATAATCAGCGGCAGCCCGTCGCCGGCGCGCTCATCGTCTTCCTGAAGCCCGGCATCCTCATCGACGATTGGGTGGAGGCGGACTTCCCGGACGATATGGTCCACGGCAGCGGGACGAGCAACGCCGAGGGCCGCTTCCAGCTGGACGCCAAAGTGACGCCCGGTGAAAGCTATGGCATCGTGGTGGTGCACCAGCAGTACCAGCCCATCGCCCAGGATGCCTACCAGATCCCGTCCGATGCGAGTGACCCCTATGAGCTGACCATCACCATGCGACGCAAGTAG
- a CDS encoding PrsW family intramembrane metalloprotease produces MQTLQAGNDELSRLERVAHNRTGLWASIAFELFGLLLFVAIFNFLLPNLGDNLAGVGLILLGLIFSLVPAALWLIFFYRMDRLEPEPKRMVFNVFLIALLVAGALHGPILQGVFGVDRWLYSSWWAHLFGGILVVAVVEQFMIYGTVRFSVFDHPEFDERVDGVIYAVAAGLGLATVLNFSYVLAHGGVDLDIGSIRMVVNALAYASFAGILGYFIGQSRFEKVPFYYLPMGFTLAAALHGLFFFLLERSAGNSLHYNPWGDLIFAAIVAGVTLAVVFWLVARANEETLRLAHMSAQAHTPDTNPNAAQTVDPNTGIVPGTAPSPQPAAGVDDPDDGTSEEVTQ; encoded by the coding sequence GTGCAAACACTTCAAGCCGGCAACGATGAGCTGAGCCGCCTGGAACGCGTGGCCCACAATCGGACAGGTCTGTGGGCGTCCATCGCGTTCGAGCTATTCGGCCTCTTGCTTTTCGTTGCCATCTTCAACTTCCTGTTGCCCAATTTGGGCGACAACCTGGCCGGTGTGGGCCTGATTCTGCTGGGGCTAATTTTCAGCCTGGTTCCGGCAGCCCTCTGGCTCATCTTCTTCTACCGGATGGACCGCCTGGAACCAGAACCCAAACGCATGGTCTTCAACGTCTTCCTGATCGCCCTGCTGGTGGCTGGCGCACTCCATGGCCCCATCCTTCAGGGGGTCTTCGGGGTAGATCGCTGGCTCTACAGCAGCTGGTGGGCCCACCTGTTCGGCGGTATCCTGGTGGTGGCCGTGGTGGAGCAGTTCATGATCTATGGGACTGTGCGCTTCAGCGTCTTCGACCACCCGGAGTTCGACGAACGGGTGGATGGCGTCATCTACGCGGTGGCGGCCGGGCTGGGCCTGGCCACGGTGCTCAACTTTTCATACGTCCTTGCCCATGGTGGCGTGGACCTGGACATCGGCTCCATCCGCATGGTGGTCAATGCCCTGGCCTATGCCAGTTTTGCCGGTATTCTGGGCTACTTCATCGGCCAGAGCCGGTTTGAAAAGGTCCCGTTTTACTATCTGCCCATGGGATTCACCCTGGCGGCGGCCCTCCACGGGCTCTTCTTCTTCCTGTTGGAGCGGAGCGCCGGCAATAGTCTCCACTACAACCCATGGGGCGACCTGATCTTCGCCGCTATCGTGGCGGGAGTGACCCTGGCCGTGGTCTTCTGGCTGGTGGCCCGGGCCAATGAAGAGACCCTGCGCCTGGCCCATATGTCAGCCCAGGCCCACACTCCAGACACGAACCCCAATGCGGCCCAAACCGTCGATCCGAATACCGGCATCGTCCCTGGCACCGCCCCGTCGCCCCAGCCGGCGGCCGGCGTCGATGACCCGGATGATGGAACCAGCGAGGAGGTGACCCAATGA
- a CDS encoding ribonuclease D, translating to MNLRRVGNPVLVYSQDTFEQMLHHLSEQPRLALDTESDSLFSYYAKICLIQITTYTHPDGDPTQVTDYLVDPLRFSRLDGLAALLREKEVEVVMHAAENDILVLQREYDFTFRRIFDTQLAARILGWRRVGLAAILEEHFGVVSNKRMQRTNWGKRPLTPEQIAYAQMDTHYLLALRELLASRLQASNRWEEAQEAFQQLTQLDFRERNTPERTFWQTREARQLPREATGVFQALWEWREREAQQQDRPPFKVLQNQALARLATEQPTSLAGLRACGLSQHQVRRYGQTLLSLIQQARSRPLPPLPTSAPRPEESLDAQTLTRFDALRQWRSNVAAERGVDPDIVFPNTVLLEIARHAPSTLEELAEVEGVGPWKLQTYGPAILQILGN from the coding sequence TTGAACCTTCGCCGTGTCGGCAATCCGGTCCTGGTCTACAGCCAGGACACCTTCGAGCAGATGCTCCACCACCTCAGTGAGCAGCCTCGTCTGGCGCTGGACACGGAGAGCGACAGCCTGTTCAGCTATTACGCCAAGATCTGTCTGATCCAGATCACCACCTACACCCACCCGGACGGCGATCCAACCCAGGTGACCGACTATCTGGTCGATCCCCTCCGCTTCAGCCGGCTGGATGGTCTGGCCGCGCTCCTGCGGGAGAAGGAGGTGGAGGTGGTGATGCACGCGGCTGAAAACGACATCCTGGTCCTGCAGCGGGAATACGATTTCACCTTTCGCCGCATCTTCGACACCCAGCTGGCGGCCCGCATCCTGGGGTGGCGCCGGGTGGGCCTGGCTGCCATCCTGGAAGAGCACTTCGGCGTGGTCAGCAACAAGCGCATGCAGCGCACCAACTGGGGTAAACGCCCCCTGACGCCGGAACAGATCGCCTACGCCCAGATGGACACCCATTACCTTCTGGCCCTGCGAGAACTGCTGGCCAGCCGGCTGCAGGCGTCCAACCGGTGGGAAGAGGCCCAGGAAGCCTTCCAGCAGCTCACCCAACTGGACTTCCGGGAGCGCAACACCCCGGAACGCACCTTCTGGCAAACCCGGGAAGCCCGCCAACTGCCCCGGGAGGCCACCGGCGTCTTCCAGGCCCTGTGGGAATGGCGGGAACGGGAAGCGCAACAGCAGGACCGCCCCCCCTTCAAGGTGCTACAAAACCAGGCCCTGGCGCGGCTGGCAACGGAGCAACCCACCAGCCTGGCCGGATTGCGGGCGTGTGGCCTGAGCCAGCACCAGGTTCGGCGCTACGGCCAGACCTTGCTATCCTTGATCCAACAGGCCAGGAGCCGCCCCCTGCCGCCCCTCCCCACCTCTGCTCCTCGGCCCGAGGAGAGCCTGGACGCCCAGACCCTGACCCGTTTTGATGCCCTGCGGCAGTGGCGCAGCAACGTGGCCGCGGAACGGGGGGTCGATCCGGACATCGTATTTCCCAACACCGTCCTCCTGGAAATCGCCCGCCATGCCCCCTCCACCCTGGAAGAACTGGCCGAGGTGGAAGGGGTGGGCCCGTGGAAGCTTCAAACCTACGGCCCCGCCATCCTCCAGATCCTGGGCAACTGA